A genomic segment from Longimicrobium sp. encodes:
- a CDS encoding plastocyanin/azurin family copper-binding protein has protein sequence MSIFKRDLLVKLPVLGMLALAAACGGGGDEKASDTPSSEAASPAPPPSSPEATAATGQGQVHEVRAVTTQNGASGQFEPANITVKKGDTIRWITDGAVAHNVSFPPAENAGAANLPAPGPYLTTAGQTYEVQVNMDPGTYNYQCDPHAPTGMKGTITVQ, from the coding sequence ATGTCGATCTTCAAGCGCGACCTGCTCGTGAAGCTCCCGGTGCTCGGGATGCTGGCGCTGGCCGCGGCGTGCGGCGGCGGCGGCGACGAGAAGGCGTCCGATACCCCGTCGTCCGAGGCCGCGTCCCCGGCGCCCCCGCCCTCGTCGCCGGAAGCCACGGCCGCCACGGGCCAGGGGCAGGTGCACGAGGTGCGCGCGGTCACCACCCAGAACGGCGCGTCGGGCCAGTTCGAGCCCGCCAACATCACGGTCAAGAAGGGCGACACCATCCGCTGGATCACCGACGGCGCCGTGGCGCACAACGTGTCGTTCCCGCCCGCCGAGAACGCCGGCGCGGCCAACCTGCCCGCCCCGGGCCCGTACCTGACCACCGCCGGCCAGACGTACGAGGTCCAGGTCAACATGGACCCGGGCACCTACAATTACCAGTGCGACCCGCACGCCCCCACCGGGATGAAGGGCACCATCACGGTGCAGTGA
- a CDS encoding metal-sulfur cluster assembly factor, translating into MVTEAAVKKALRTVKDPELNLDLVVLGLIYDLKVEGSHVEVTMSLTSPMCPVAGELVKQAQDAVEGVEGVESASVELTFSPPWTPERIPPTIRAALGL; encoded by the coding sequence ATGGTCACGGAAGCGGCGGTAAAGAAAGCCCTGCGCACGGTCAAGGACCCGGAGCTGAACCTGGACCTGGTGGTGCTGGGACTGATCTACGACCTGAAGGTCGAGGGGTCGCACGTGGAGGTGACCATGTCGCTCACCTCCCCGATGTGCCCGGTGGCCGGCGAGCTGGTCAAGCAGGCGCAGGACGCGGTGGAGGGCGTCGAGGGGGTCGAGAGCGCCAGCGTGGAGCTCACCTTCAGCCCGCCCTGGACCCCCGAGCGCATCCCGCCCACCATCCGCGCCGCGCTGGGGCTGTAG